A region of the Arthrobacter sp. FW306-07-I genome:
CCGGTTCTCGTTGAAAAGGGTGGCGATCTGGGACCCGTCCGCTGCAAGCACACGCGTCATCTGTGCCGGAGGCGCGGAGAAAACGTCGTTGGGGAGGTTGGTGGTCAGGGCAGCAGATCCGCCCGCTAACGCCGTTTCCGTGACGGCTGCCGCCGGCATCATCAGGCCGGCAACAAGGGCCCCGCAAAGGGCACTGACTGCAAGGAAGCCCGCGAACCAGCCCAGCGTGATCCCGGCGATGCGCAACGGGTTCCGGCGCCCGGGCGAGTCTGACGTGGATTGGAAAGAAACTCCCTTGGGCATGCGTGTCTCCGGTTCTCGGCATCGTATTCCTGCAGTGGTCGCAACCGGCCCTCACCCTACTCTTCAAGTCTGGGGCGCTCCTGAACGGTGCACCGGGAGCACAGTTTGCGTCACGGCCAGCGGGGCCGTTTCGGTGAAGAGGCGCCCCGATTAACGGGCACCTCGGGCCCTTGCCTAGAGTGGATACCGGCAAGATCGAGCTGGAAGGGTGGCGTATGGCATGAGTGCCCCGTTGCGCTTCCCCCGCGCCATGGCTGTTACGACGGCGATGGTCGCCTTGGCTGCCGGCGCACACGTCATGGCGGGCGGTGCGCTGCCCCACCCCGTAATCTTCTTGGGGCTTGTGGCGCTGGTGCTGGCGCCGGTCATGATCCTGGCCAGGTTCAAAGTGGCCGCGCCCGCCATGGCCGGGCTCCTGGTGGCCAGCCAGTTGATCCTTCATGAGGCCTTCAACGCCCTGTCCACGCCCGCAGGCTTCCAGCACGTTGCTGTCGGCCACCTCCACGGCCCCGGATCCGTATTGCCCGCATCGGCATTCACCCCGGACTACGCCGTTCCGAACACACTGATGCTGGTCCTGCACGCCGCGGCAACACTGGCCACGGCTGTGGTGCTGGCACGGGGCGAGGCAGCCGTCTGGGCACTCGCCGCGTGGCTGCGCCCCATCATCCGGATCATCACGCCGGTGGTCATCCCTGACTGGCCGCTCCAACCGGCGCGGCCCGCCGTCGTCGTTCTTTCCCGCTGGCGAAACCTCAGGCTGCCGGCCCGGCGTGGGCCGCCGCTGGTTCCCACCGCTCCCTGAGCGGCACCTCACATCCTGACCCGGGCAATTGCCGCGCCGGGTCCCGCCAGCACGCCCTTTTCCTGAAAGCACGCAATGAAAACGACACTTCGCCATACCCTGAAAACCCTGACCGCCGCGACCGCAGCAGCGGGAATCATCGCCGCAGGCGCCACCGCCGCATCCGCCCACGTCAGCGTGGACCCTGACGATACCGGCGCCAACGGCTACTCGCACCTGACGTTCAATGTGCCCAACGAATCCCCCACCGCGAAGACCAGCAAGCTCGAGGTGAAGCTGCCTGCAGACACCCCCTTCACCTCCGTGTCGGTCAAGCCGGTGGAGGGCTGGAGCGCGCAGGTCATCACCAGCGACCTGCCCAAGCCCGTCACAGTGGCTGGCACCACGGTGACCAAGGCGCCGAGCTCCGTAGTGTGGACTGCGGATGAGGCGCACCAGTTGGGCCAGAACCAGTACCAGTCGTTCTCCCTGTCCGTGGGAAGGCTCCCGGCAGCGGGGACCACGGTGACGTTGAAGACGGCGCAGTCCTACACGGACGGCTCCGTAGTGAACTGGGACCAGGAACAGACCGAGGGACAGCCCGAGCCCAAACATCCGGCCCCGTCCTTCACCACCACCGCCGAGGACGGCACGACGGCGGCTGCCGCGGCCGGAGGGCCGGCTGCGGAACCAGCGGCCCAGGTCTCCCCCGCGTCCAACGATGCCGCTTCCGTCTGGGGAATCGTCCTGGGCGCTGCCGGGCTGGTCCTCGGTGCCACCGCCCTGGCGGTTGCCCTCGCCGGGCGGCGCACGAAAGGGGCGGTCCGTGAAAGCGCAAAATAAGGGCCGGGGCTGGCCTGCGCGGCTCCTTCTCACCCTCGCCACAGCTGCGTTCCTGGTACTACCCTCGGCTGCGGCCCAGGCCCACGACGCCCTCGAATCCAGCGATCCCGCCAACGGCGCCACAATCCAGAGCGTCCCGGCCAAAATCGGCCTGACCTTTGACCGCACCCCCATCGCCATCAATTCGATCGTGCGGGTTGAGGACTCCACGGGCACGGACCAGGCAGACGGGGCGGTGGAGATCGTGGACAACCACGTCACCCAGGCGGTCAAAGCAGGAGCGCCCGCCGGCAAGTACACGGTGGTGTGGCGGGTGGTTTCCTCGGACGGGCACCCCATCGAGGGAACCTTCAGCTTCACCGCGAACAGTGCGGGCACGGCGGGCACTGCCGCGGCCGGTACCGCAGGCAGTGGGGGCAGTTCCGGCGCGAGCAGTGACGCGCCCACGACGGCGGCGCCCGCCCAGGCAGGCACCGCGGTCGGCCAGGTGCCGTGGGCCCTGGTGGGCGGCATTGCCGGTGTCCTGGTCCTCGCGCTGGTGGTGACCGGCATCTTCGTCAGGCGCCGGCTCCAAAATTCCGACCAGGAACAGTAAGCGGTACCAAAGTTGGGTCAACGCCTGGAAGGCGGGAACCGGTCACCCTGAAGCCGAACAGCTGCGGGGTGACCGGTTTTGACCGGACTGCGGGCGGACGCGGCCGGCCCTATTCGTGCTCGTGGACGTACTCGTCGGGATCGATGTCCCGGGGTTCGATGCCGCCGGCGTGGGCTGACTCGAAAATGCTGAATGACAGTCCAAGCCGGTGGCGCAGTTCCAGGGAAGCGTGCTGCCGGAAGTCGGTCAAACCTTCGCGTTCTTCCTCTGCCATATGGTCGCCGTTGGCTTCATTGAGCTTTGACAGCGCCTCCCACCACTCCGGTGCCCCTGCCCGGTGGTCGGAGACATCACGGATGGCGTCCCGGATTTCATTGTGGTCGTGGATCGCGTCGGTGGTTTCGTCCCCGGCGGAGTCCTTTCCGCCTGCCCCTGTCCCCAGTTCCATCAAGGCCGGGTAGAACAGTTCCTCTTCTGCCTTGGCATGTACTTCCAGCAGGATGCGGAGCTGATTCCACACGGGTTCCAGGTCTGAAGTTTCGCACTCATGCATTTCGTCGAGCAGGGCGAACCGCCGCCGCTGCTCGTGGTGGTCATTCAAAATCACTTCAACGATGTCCATGGTGGACCTTTCGGCAGGTTCAGCGCGCCCGGGTGAGCCACCAGCCCATCCTTGCAGATGCCCCAACATGGCGTACGTGCGGCGCCGTTCCAGCTCGTTTAAGGGCCGGTTCAGGCAGCGGAACGCCGGATGATGACGATCCGCGCCGCAACCCCGGCGATAACAAGAGCGATTCCCAACGCCAGGAGGATCCACACGGGCACGGAATCGGCATCAATGCTGCGGTAGCAGGCAGCGGCCGCCCCGCCGCCGCCCTGCTGCTGGTCCAGCAGTTCAGCTGCCCGGCTGTTCGGGGCCAACGGGCTGCCGCAGAGAGGACCCGCCGGCTGCAGCCCGATGACGAAACCCAGAATGTACACGTCCAGTCCGGCGGCGGCGATCCACATCCACATGCGCCGCTGCCAAAGCCCCTGTTTGCCGGGGGTAACGGGTCTCGCCAGAGAATCATGCGCCATTGTCCGAGCATAATCCGCACCCCAGACAGAGGTAAGGACCGGACAAGAACCACGGCGTTTTCAGCTTTTCCCCAGCCTTGGCTCCTACAGTGAACCCGTGCCCGGTCACTGGTTCGGCACGCATGCGCAAATTCGGAAGGACACAACGTGGTGAAGCCATCAATTCCGTCAATGAAATCCCGCATCGGAGTCGGGGCGGCGGCAGTCCTCGCCGCGGGTGCCATGGCCGCCGCAGGCGTC
Encoded here:
- a CDS encoding YcnI family copper-binding membrane protein, translated to MKTTLRHTLKTLTAATAAAGIIAAGATAASAHVSVDPDDTGANGYSHLTFNVPNESPTAKTSKLEVKLPADTPFTSVSVKPVEGWSAQVITSDLPKPVTVAGTTVTKAPSSVVWTADEAHQLGQNQYQSFSLSVGRLPAAGTTVTLKTAQSYTDGSVVNWDQEQTEGQPEPKHPAPSFTTTAEDGTTAAAAAGGPAAEPAAQVSPASNDAASVWGIVLGAAGLVLGATALAVALAGRRTKGAVRESAK
- a CDS encoding copper resistance CopC family protein is translated as MKAQNKGRGWPARLLLTLATAAFLVLPSAAAQAHDALESSDPANGATIQSVPAKIGLTFDRTPIAINSIVRVEDSTGTDQADGAVEIVDNHVTQAVKAGAPAGKYTVVWRVVSSDGHPIEGTFSFTANSAGTAGTAAAGTAGSGGSSGASSDAPTTAAPAQAGTAVGQVPWALVGGIAGVLVLALVVTGIFVRRRLQNSDQEQ
- a CDS encoding hemerythrin domain-containing protein produces the protein MDIVEVILNDHHEQRRRFALLDEMHECETSDLEPVWNQLRILLEVHAKAEEELFYPALMELGTGAGGKDSAGDETTDAIHDHNEIRDAIRDVSDHRAGAPEWWEALSKLNEANGDHMAEEEREGLTDFRQHASLELRHRLGLSFSIFESAHAGGIEPRDIDPDEYVHEHE